A window of the Terriglobia bacterium genome harbors these coding sequences:
- a CDS encoding PIG-L family deacetylase, whose amino-acid sequence MKILVVAAHPDDEVLGCGGTITRLSREGNEVAIAILGEGVTSRYDDREKADPALIKALHGKAGEVAKLLGAKQLSLHSLPDNRFDTVPLLEVVKIVESLVAGFKPEVIYTHHGGDLNMDHVITHRAVLTATRPMKGHPVREVYTFEIASSTEWAFQNFAPAFRANVFVDISAGGIEVKQRAMALYESEARAFPHPRSPEALAAIARRWGSVAGCDAAEAFELVRSVR is encoded by the coding sequence ATGAAGATCCTGGTAGTGGCGGCGCATCCCGACGACGAAGTGCTGGGCTGCGGGGGCACGATCACGCGCCTGAGCCGGGAGGGCAACGAGGTGGCGATCGCCATCCTCGGGGAAGGCGTCACCTCGCGTTACGACGATCGGGAGAAGGCCGATCCGGCGCTGATCAAGGCGCTGCACGGCAAGGCCGGCGAGGTGGCGAAGCTGCTGGGGGCGAAGCAACTCTCGCTGCATTCCCTGCCCGACAACCGTTTCGATACCGTGCCGCTGCTGGAGGTGGTGAAGATCGTCGAGTCGCTGGTGGCGGGGTTCAAGCCCGAAGTCATCTACACGCACCACGGCGGCGACCTCAACATGGACCACGTCATCACCCACCGGGCGGTGCTGACGGCGACGCGTCCGATGAAGGGGCATCCCGTGCGCGAGGTCTACACCTTCGAGATCGCCTCTTCGACCGAGTGGGCCTTCCAGAACTTCGCGCCGGCGTTCCGGGCCAACGTGTTCGTGGACATCTCGGCGGGCGGGATCGAAGTGAAGCAGCGGGCCATGGCGCTGTACGAGAGCGAGGCGCGCGCGTTCCCGCATCCGCGATCGCCGGAGGCGCTGGCGGCAATCGCGCGGCGCTGGGGCAGCGTGGCGGGATGCGATGCGGCCGAGGCTTTCGAACTGGTCCGGTCGGTGCGCTAG
- a CDS encoding class I SAM-dependent methyltransferase has protein sequence MPARNVDPAVVESFGREWQKFDQQGLAEPELRRIFEDYFEIFPWDSLPADAVGFDLGCGTGRWARYVAGRVRELHCIDPSAALEVARRNLAEFPNCRFHCASVDDMPLAEGSMDFGYSLGVLHHVPDTQAGIKDCVRKLKPGAPFLLYLYYAFDNRPAWYRAVWRVSNIVRRAVSRSPAPIAEAVAAAIAGIVYWPLARFSRMLERSGRRVDHIPLSAYRDRSFYVMRNDALDRFGTRLEKRFTRDEIERMMRAAGLERIRFSDKVFWCAVGYKQ, from the coding sequence ATGCCTGCGCGAAACGTCGATCCGGCGGTGGTCGAATCCTTCGGCCGGGAGTGGCAGAAGTTCGACCAGCAGGGACTTGCCGAGCCGGAACTGCGCCGGATCTTCGAAGATTATTTCGAGATCTTCCCCTGGGACAGTCTGCCGGCCGATGCGGTGGGCTTCGATCTGGGATGCGGGACGGGACGCTGGGCGCGATACGTCGCCGGGCGAGTGCGCGAGCTGCACTGCATCGATCCCAGCGCTGCGCTGGAGGTCGCCCGCCGCAATCTCGCCGAGTTCCCCAATTGCCGCTTCCACTGCGCCAGTGTCGACGACATGCCGCTGGCGGAAGGCTCGATGGATTTCGGCTACAGCCTGGGCGTGTTGCACCACGTTCCCGATACGCAGGCCGGCATCAAGGATTGTGTCAGAAAGTTAAAGCCCGGCGCGCCTTTCCTGCTGTATCTGTACTACGCCTTCGACAATCGTCCCGCCTGGTACCGGGCGGTGTGGCGAGTGAGCAACATCGTCCGGCGAGCCGTTTCGCGCTCCCCCGCCCCCATCGCGGAAGCTGTCGCCGCGGCCATCGCAGGAATCGTGTATTGGCCGCTGGCCCGATTTTCGAGGATGCTGGAGCGCAGCGGCCGCAGAGTGGACCACATCCCGCTCTCCGCGTATCGCGATCGCAGCTTTTACGTGATGCGCAACGATGCCCTCGACCGCTTTGGAACCCGGCTGGAAAAGCGATTCACCCGCGACGAAATCGAGCGCATGATGCGCGCCGCGGGCCTGGAGCGGATCCGGTTCAGCGACAAGGTATTCTGGTGTGCGGTGGGCTACAAACAATAG
- a CDS encoding glycosyltransferase family protein — protein sequence MKTAIIIQTRMTSTRLPGKVLMELAGRPMLAQQLRRLKACRSADEIVVATTTNKTDDPVVALAEKEGVRWFRGSEDDVLSRYAGAAREAEADIVVRITSDCPLIDAEVTDRVIAELKTHAGECDYAHNIIPRTYPRGLDTEAMFRDTLERMQRMAVSAAAREHVTHFLLEERPKLFVTRGVTDTEDNSDLRWTVDTADDLAMVRRIYEGLGLGERLAPYREILRYVRAHPEIAAMNAHVQQKLV from the coding sequence ATGAAGACGGCGATCATCATCCAGACGCGCATGACCTCGACCCGGCTGCCGGGCAAGGTGCTGATGGAGCTGGCGGGGCGTCCGATGCTGGCGCAACAACTGCGGCGGCTCAAGGCGTGCCGTAGCGCGGATGAGATCGTGGTGGCCACGACGACGAACAAGACGGACGACCCGGTGGTCGCGCTGGCGGAGAAAGAAGGCGTGCGCTGGTTCCGCGGAAGCGAGGACGACGTGCTTTCGCGCTACGCCGGGGCGGCGCGCGAGGCCGAGGCCGACATCGTGGTGCGCATCACGTCGGATTGCCCGCTGATCGACGCGGAGGTCACCGACCGAGTGATCGCGGAGCTGAAAACGCACGCGGGCGAATGCGACTACGCGCACAACATCATCCCGCGGACGTACCCGCGCGGGCTGGATACGGAAGCCATGTTCCGCGACACGTTGGAACGGATGCAGCGCATGGCGGTGTCGGCGGCGGCGCGCGAACACGTGACCCACTTCCTGCTCGAAGAGCGGCCGAAGCTGTTCGTCACGCGCGGCGTCACCGACACGGAAGACAATTCCGACCTGCGCTGGACGGTGGACACCGCCGACGACCTCGCCATGGTGCGCCGAATCTACGAGGGCCTCGGGCTGGGTGAGCGGCTCGCTCCCTATCGCGAGATCCTGCGATATGTGCGGGCGCACCCCGAGATCGCGGCCATGAATGCGCACGTGCAGCAGAAGCTGGTGTGA
- a CDS encoding GNAT family N-acetyltransferase — MSEGNVGNAAVSLRPATLADADLVFGWRNDPFIVARGSSQKTVSRDEHANWFQATVTGSERRMFIVEVDQQPAGQVRFDRVDGESCVVSAYLLERYTGRGLGVEAIRDGCRRIFGKWDVQVVIACVRQDNPAGRAGFLKAGFQENSSPRHCPPQHVELTLTRTAGVPNRKGAVRQ; from the coding sequence ATGAGTGAAGGGAATGTGGGGAACGCGGCAGTATCTTTGCGACCCGCTACCTTGGCGGACGCGGACCTAGTCTTCGGCTGGCGCAACGATCCTTTCATCGTGGCGCGTGGCTCATCGCAGAAGACCGTCAGCCGGGACGAGCATGCCAACTGGTTCCAGGCCACCGTCACTGGATCCGAGCGCAGGATGTTCATCGTGGAGGTCGACCAACAGCCGGCGGGACAGGTGCGCTTCGACCGTGTCGATGGCGAGAGCTGCGTGGTCTCCGCATATCTGCTGGAGAGATACACGGGTCGCGGCCTGGGCGTAGAGGCGATTCGCGACGGTTGCCGCCGAATCTTCGGCAAGTGGGACGTGCAGGTGGTAATCGCTTGCGTGCGGCAGGACAATCCTGCGGGAAGGGCGGGATTCCTGAAGGCAGGATTTCAAGAGAATTCATCACCCCGGCACTGTCCTCCGCAACACGTCGAACTCACGCTCACACGGACCGCAGGCGTACCCAACCGCAAAGGAGCGGTGCGGCAGTGA
- a CDS encoding class I SAM-dependent methyltransferase: protein MMNFPMYVPRQNLTNFLIKYEIFKRVLDVHGSIVECGVNFGGGLMTFAQLSAIFEPTNHPRRVIGFDTFAGFTRMSVRDKGSASPDAHAGGLAVDSYAEIEQCVELYDANRSVGHIPKVELVRGDATKTIPQYVKNNPHLLVSLLYMDFDVYEPTKVALEYFRPRMPKGAVIAFDELNLRDWPGETLAALDVLDINKFRLQRFAFGSTISYGVIE from the coding sequence ATGATGAACTTCCCGATGTACGTTCCGCGGCAGAACCTAACGAATTTCCTGATCAAGTATGAGATCTTCAAGCGAGTGCTGGACGTCCACGGCTCCATCGTGGAGTGCGGGGTGAACTTCGGTGGAGGGCTGATGACGTTTGCCCAGTTGAGCGCCATCTTCGAGCCGACGAATCATCCGAGGCGGGTGATCGGTTTCGATACGTTCGCCGGGTTCACGCGGATGTCCGTAAGAGACAAGGGTAGCGCCTCTCCCGACGCGCATGCCGGCGGGCTCGCGGTCGATTCTTACGCCGAGATCGAACAATGCGTGGAACTGTACGACGCCAACCGGTCCGTCGGGCACATCCCTAAGGTCGAACTGGTGCGCGGTGATGCGACCAAAACGATCCCGCAGTACGTGAAGAACAATCCGCACCTGCTGGTCAGCTTGCTGTATATGGATTTCGACGTCTATGAGCCGACCAAGGTCGCGCTGGAGTATTTCCGCCCACGCATGCCCAAAGGCGCGGTAATCGCGTTTGACGAGCTTAATCTGCGGGACTGGCCCGGCGAGACCCTCGCCGCCCTCGACGTGCTCGACATCAACAAGTTCCGGCTGCAACGGTTTGCGTTCGGGTCGACGATCTCGTACGGAGTCATTGAATAG
- a CDS encoding WbqC family protein has translation MNRVILTAHQPVYLPWLGLFHKIASADTFVSFDEVQYLPRDWNNRNKIKTASGAIWLTVPVLTKGHREKPIREIEINNREPWRRKHWNAISLNYRKAPFFAQYEEFLRSVYQREWQWLWELNEHMLRWFLEVLGINVRFLRASELGLVGAKSDVVLDMCRKLGAKTYIFGALGRDYARVEDFQRAGIEVVFQEYRHPEYSQLHGAFISHLSLLDLLFNCGPKSLEILMKDQERIPA, from the coding sequence TTGAATAGAGTGATCCTGACGGCGCATCAGCCCGTGTACCTGCCATGGCTTGGGTTGTTCCACAAAATCGCCTCGGCAGACACGTTCGTTTCGTTCGACGAGGTGCAGTACCTGCCGCGCGATTGGAATAACCGGAACAAGATCAAAACGGCGAGCGGGGCGATCTGGCTGACGGTGCCGGTGCTGACAAAGGGACACCGCGAGAAGCCGATCCGCGAGATCGAGATCAACAACCGCGAGCCGTGGCGGCGCAAGCACTGGAACGCGATCTCGCTGAACTACCGCAAGGCGCCGTTCTTTGCGCAATACGAGGAGTTCCTGCGATCGGTGTACCAGCGTGAGTGGCAGTGGCTTTGGGAGTTGAACGAGCACATGCTGCGCTGGTTCCTCGAAGTGCTTGGCATCAACGTGAGGTTTCTGCGGGCGTCGGAATTGGGGCTGGTGGGCGCGAAATCCGATGTGGTGCTGGACATGTGCCGTAAGCTAGGAGCGAAAACGTACATCTTCGGAGCACTGGGGCGGGATTACGCCCGGGTGGAGGATTTTCAGCGGGCAGGGATTGAGGTCGTGTTCCAGGAGTACCGCCACCCCGAATACTCGCAACTGCACGGCGCGTTCATTTCGCATTTGTCATTGCTGGACCTGCTGTTCAACTGCGGCCCGAAGAGCCTGGAGATACTGATGAAGGATCAGGAGCGGATCCCGGCATGA
- a CDS encoding class I SAM-dependent methyltransferase yields the protein MFTRLVKKFGDDSRALDWGSAESQQLRFSVLAQVGDLEGARVLDVGCGLGHFVDWLQSKKIQTRYTGIDITPRMIESSRHRFPALDFRVMNLLEEKSSEKYDYVVSSGIFALRQKSAFEYLQAMVKRMFESCTRGVAFNSLSSWAEHRDPGEFHADPVKVLAFCRKLTPKVVLRHDYHPRDFTMYLYRSSERVHES from the coding sequence GTGTTCACCCGCCTCGTCAAGAAATTCGGCGATGACTCCCGCGCGCTCGATTGGGGCAGCGCCGAATCGCAGCAGCTGCGGTTTTCGGTGCTGGCGCAGGTCGGAGACCTCGAAGGCGCACGCGTGCTGGACGTGGGATGCGGTTTGGGCCATTTCGTGGATTGGTTACAGTCAAAGAAGATCCAGACACGCTATACGGGAATCGACATCACTCCAAGAATGATCGAGAGTTCGCGCCACCGTTTTCCCGCGCTGGATTTCCGCGTGATGAACCTGCTCGAAGAGAAAAGCAGCGAGAAATATGATTACGTTGTGAGCAGTGGCATCTTCGCCCTGCGGCAAAAGTCCGCATTCGAATACCTGCAAGCCATGGTCAAACGCATGTTCGAGAGCTGCACGCGCGGCGTGGCGTTCAATTCTCTCAGCAGTTGGGCTGAACACAGGGACCCGGGCGAGTTCCACGCGGACCCGGTGAAGGTGCTGGCGTTTTGCCGCAAGCTGACGCCAAAGGTAGTCTTACGCCACGACTATCATCCACGGGATTTCACGATGTACTTGTACAGGAGCAGCGAACGTGTCCACGAAAGCTAA
- a CDS encoding lipopolysaccharide biosynthesis protein: MSQPEQEPGIIEIEEVPQAGGASAAPSVQQVARTLVRGAAIYAVANFGIRALNFLLLPVYTRFLTPADYGVISLAETLALVVSIFSGLGLEGGISRLYYQYVDRPQELRDFLTSVLRFGAWNSAGVVALSLLAGPLLLKLVAPRFDVPFFPYIALAVATVACAQIVNYRLALYQAETRPNQYALLAAGFFVMTATGSLALVVGKRGGAEGMLAGKLAAAIIAAATAFILMRRWLGGRFGWRHVREILTLSTPLLPHQFMALGLVAADRFIVARYRNLEEVGIYSLAYTFGMVMAVVTMSLTQAWSPLYFDVNRQGAPGRQIVARIGSGLAIGLIAVAIFGSVIAQDFVAVVLDARYRAVGPLIPWIIGGYLMHAMFSLLHLALFQVKRTALLWQVSFVAFAANIALNLLLVPRWGMYGAAYATTAGYAVEALIIYFYAQRVFPLPFRTAKVLAGLAVFAAVVGVTQVRWQMAHVLVMVATLAISWGVLGAISRDELQAAWRTLWVQRGAANTPS; encoded by the coding sequence ATGAGCCAACCTGAGCAGGAACCCGGGATCATCGAGATCGAAGAGGTGCCGCAGGCGGGCGGGGCGTCGGCCGCTCCTTCCGTGCAGCAGGTGGCGCGCACGCTGGTGCGCGGCGCCGCCATCTACGCGGTGGCCAACTTCGGCATCCGCGCACTGAATTTTCTGCTGCTGCCGGTCTACACGCGCTTCCTGACCCCGGCGGATTACGGAGTCATCAGCCTGGCGGAGACCCTCGCGCTGGTCGTCTCCATATTCAGCGGGCTCGGGCTCGAGGGCGGCATCTCCCGGCTCTATTACCAGTACGTGGACCGGCCGCAGGAGCTGCGCGATTTCCTGACGAGCGTGCTGCGCTTCGGGGCATGGAACTCGGCGGGCGTGGTGGCGCTTTCGCTGCTGGCGGGACCGCTGCTGTTGAAGCTGGTCGCGCCGCGCTTCGACGTGCCTTTCTTCCCCTACATCGCGCTGGCCGTCGCGACGGTGGCGTGCGCGCAGATCGTCAATTACCGGCTGGCGCTCTATCAGGCGGAGACCCGGCCCAATCAGTACGCCTTGCTCGCGGCGGGATTCTTTGTGATGACCGCCACAGGTTCCCTGGCGCTGGTCGTGGGAAAGCGTGGGGGCGCGGAAGGGATGCTCGCGGGCAAACTGGCGGCGGCCATCATCGCTGCCGCGACGGCGTTCATCCTGATGCGCCGCTGGCTGGGAGGCCGCTTCGGCTGGAGGCATGTGCGCGAGATCCTGACGCTTTCCACGCCCCTGCTGCCACACCAGTTCATGGCGCTGGGTCTGGTCGCCGCCGACCGCTTCATCGTGGCGCGCTATCGCAACCTGGAAGAAGTCGGCATTTATTCTCTGGCTTACACCTTCGGCATGGTGATGGCGGTGGTGACCATGTCTCTAACGCAGGCGTGGTCGCCGCTCTACTTCGACGTGAACCGGCAGGGCGCGCCGGGCCGGCAGATCGTGGCGCGGATCGGCTCGGGGCTGGCCATCGGACTGATCGCGGTGGCCATCTTCGGCAGCGTGATCGCGCAAGACTTTGTTGCGGTCGTGCTCGACGCGCGCTATCGGGCGGTGGGTCCGCTGATCCCGTGGATCATTGGCGGCTACCTCATGCACGCCATGTTCTCCCTGCTGCACTTGGCGCTCTTCCAGGTGAAACGCACAGCCTTGCTCTGGCAGGTGAGCTTCGTGGCTTTCGCGGCCAACATCGCGTTGAACCTGCTGCTGGTGCCGCGGTGGGGCATGTATGGCGCGGCCTACGCGACGACGGCGGGCTATGCCGTGGAGGCGCTCATCATCTACTTCTACGCGCAACGCGTGTTCCCCCTTCCCTTCCGGACAGCCAAGGTGCTGGCCGGGCTGGCGGTGTTCGCCGCCGTGGTGGGGGTGACTCAGGTGCGGTGGCAGATGGCGCACGTGCTGGTCATGGTGGCTACGCTGGCGATCTCGTGGGGCGTTCTGGGCGCGATCAGCCGCGACGAATTGCAGGCCGCGTGGCGGACGCTTTGGGTGCAGCGAGGCGCCGCGAACACCCCGTCGTAG